A window from Bordetella petrii encodes these proteins:
- a CDS encoding hemerythrin domain-containing protein: MAVGIPGFSSLAAGPEAPLELLSACHERMGRQCATLRRLAAHVAAHGADAAAQTAAASVLRYFDTAAVHHHRDEEEDLFPALIESMAGSDAFCLHALVDGLTQEHRQLEAAWRRLHGPLQAVGEGRPADLGVEQVEAFCKLYAAHIQREEDELLPMAARLLDDHALADMSRAMRARRGGEAG, from the coding sequence ATGGCAGTGGGTATTCCCGGGTTTTCATCGCTGGCAGCCGGGCCGGAAGCGCCGCTGGAGCTGCTGTCGGCCTGCCATGAGCGCATGGGGCGTCAGTGCGCCACGCTGCGGCGCCTGGCGGCCCACGTCGCCGCGCATGGCGCCGATGCCGCCGCCCAGACAGCCGCGGCCAGCGTGCTGCGGTACTTCGATACCGCGGCCGTGCATCATCACCGCGACGAAGAAGAAGACCTGTTCCCCGCGCTGATCGAATCCATGGCGGGTTCCGACGCGTTCTGCCTGCATGCGCTGGTCGATGGCCTGACCCAGGAGCACCGCCAGCTCGAAGCCGCGTGGCGCCGGCTGCACGGTCCGCTGCAGGCCGTGGGCGAAGGCCGGCCCGCCGACCTGGGCGTCGAACAGGTCGAGGCATTCTGCAAGCTGTACGCCGCGCACATCCAGCGCGAAGAAGACGAACTGCTGCCGATGGCCGCGCGGCTGCTCGACGACCACGCGCTGGCCGACATGAGCCGCGCCATGCGCGCCCGGCGCGGCGGCGAAGCCGGCTGA